The proteins below are encoded in one region of Pseudoduganella armeniaca:
- a CDS encoding ClpXP protease specificity-enhancing factor, with the protein MSEISTKPYMLRAIYEWCTDSGYTPYLAVKVDSSTTVPMEYVKKGEIVLNISYGATSGLKMDNDSIRFHARFGGVSREIFIPVNNVMAIYANENGQGMAFEPLLGAAAPPAPTAAEEPAAPILSSVPSPTAAPAPTLAPAPAPRPADDGNGPEDGGDGPKKGGRPTLTRIK; encoded by the coding sequence ATGTCCGAAATCTCCACCAAGCCCTACATGCTGCGCGCCATCTACGAATGGTGCACCGACAGCGGCTACACGCCCTACCTGGCGGTGAAAGTCGACTCGTCCACCACCGTGCCGATGGAATACGTCAAGAAGGGCGAAATCGTCCTCAACATCAGCTACGGCGCCACGTCGGGCCTGAAGATGGACAACGACAGCATCCGCTTCCACGCCCGCTTCGGCGGCGTCTCGCGCGAGATCTTTATCCCGGTTAACAACGTCATGGCGATCTACGCCAACGAAAACGGCCAAGGCATGGCCTTCGAGCCGCTGCTGGGCGCCGCCGCGCCGCCGGCGCCGACCGCCGCGGAAGAGCCGGCAGCGCCGATCCTGTCCTCGGTGCCGTCGCCCACGGCAGCACCCGCGCCCACCCTGGCACCCGCACCAGCACCGCGTCCTGCCGATGACGGCAACGGTCCGGAAGACGGCGGCGACGGTCCCAAAAAGGGCGGCCGTCCTACCCTGACGCGTATCAAATAG
- a CDS encoding glutathione S-transferase N-terminal domain-containing protein, translating to MMVLYSGTTCPFSQRCRLVLFEKGMDFEVRDVDLFNKPEDISTMNPYGQVPILVERELILYESNIINEYIDERFPHPQLMPADPLMRARARLMLFNFEKELFVHVHTLESERNKTNDKSHDKARAEIRDRLTTLAPLFLKNKYMLGDEFSMLDVAVAPLLWRLDHYGIELSKTAAPLMKYAERIFSRPAYIEALTPSEKVMRR from the coding sequence ATGATGGTTCTCTACTCGGGCACCACCTGCCCATTTTCCCAGCGCTGCCGTCTGGTTCTGTTCGAAAAAGGCATGGATTTCGAAGTGCGCGACGTCGACCTGTTCAACAAGCCGGAAGACATCTCGACGATGAACCCATACGGCCAGGTGCCCATCCTGGTCGAGCGTGAACTGATCCTGTACGAATCGAACATCATCAACGAATACATCGACGAGCGCTTCCCGCATCCGCAGCTGATGCCGGCCGACCCGCTGATGCGCGCCCGTGCTCGCTTGATGCTGTTCAATTTCGAGAAAGAGCTGTTCGTCCACGTGCATACGCTGGAAAGCGAACGCAACAAGACGAACGACAAGAGCCACGACAAGGCCCGCGCCGAAATCCGCGACCGCCTGACCACCTTGGCACCACTGTTCCTGAAGAACAAGTACATGCTGGGCGACGAGTTCTCGATGCTGGACGTGGCCGTGGCCCCGCTGCTGTGGCGCCTGGACCACTACGGTATCGAACTGTCGAAGACGGCCGCACCGCTGATGAAATATGCCGAACGCATCTTCTCGCGCCCGGCCTATATCGAAGCGCTGACCCCGTCCGAGAAAGTGATGCGCCGCTGA
- a CDS encoding cytochrome c1 has product MNFHKKILALLALLPALAFANEGGHPLDRAPDRSHDMAALQNGAKLFVNYCLNCHNASSMRYNRLRDLGLSEEQIKNNLLFTGEKVGEMMTTAMPAKDAKAWFGVIPPDLSVIARAKASPAGSGGDYLYTYLRTFYKDDTRPTGFNNLVVPNVAMPHVLWQLQGIQGAKMVEEQDPHDAGKKIHKFAGFEQITPGTMSKLEFDTAVADLVGYMEWMAEPAQQTRKRLGVWVLLFMTVFAFLAWRLNASYWKEVK; this is encoded by the coding sequence ATGAATTTCCACAAGAAAATTCTTGCACTGCTGGCGCTGCTGCCCGCGCTGGCCTTCGCGAACGAGGGTGGCCACCCGCTGGACCGGGCGCCGGACCGCTCGCACGACATGGCTGCCTTGCAAAATGGCGCCAAGTTGTTCGTCAATTACTGCCTGAACTGTCATAATGCGTCTTCGATGCGTTATAACCGCCTGCGCGACCTCGGCCTGTCGGAAGAGCAGATCAAGAACAATCTGCTGTTTACGGGCGAGAAAGTAGGCGAAATGATGACGACCGCCATGCCGGCCAAGGATGCCAAGGCCTGGTTTGGCGTGATTCCGCCCGATCTGTCCGTGATCGCCCGCGCGAAGGCGAGCCCGGCCGGTTCTGGCGGCGACTATCTGTATACGTACTTGCGTACCTTCTACAAGGACGACACGCGGCCGACCGGGTTCAACAACCTGGTGGTGCCGAACGTGGCCATGCCACACGTGCTGTGGCAGTTGCAAGGGATACAGGGCGCAAAGATGGTAGAAGAGCAAGATCCGCATGACGCCGGCAAGAAGATCCACAAATTTGCCGGCTTCGAGCAGATCACGCCTGGCACCATGAGCAAGCTGGAGTTCGACACCGCGGTGGCGGACCTGGTCGGCTACATGGAGTGGATGGCGGAACCGGCCCAGCAGACGCGCAAGCGTCTGGGCGTCTGGGTGCTGCTGTTCATGACCGTGTTCGCATTCCTGGCCTGGCGATTGAACGCCTCGTACTGGAAAGAGGTCAAATAA
- a CDS encoding cytochrome b → MGAFKETKFPADAPAAQKALGWVDDRFPLTKLWNDQWGRYYAPKNFNYWYIFGSLAMFVLVLQIVTGIFLTMHYKPDANLAFGSVEYIMREVPWGWLVRYMHSTGASAFFIVVYLHMTRALLYGSYRKPRELIWLFGFAIFLCLMAEAFFGYLLPWGQMSYWGAQVIVNLFGAIPLIGPDLSLWIRGDYVVSDATLNRFFAFHVIAIPLVLLGLVAAHLIALHEVGSSNPDGIEVKENLGPDGHPVDSIPSHPYYTVHDLFGVSVFLLIFSAVVFFAPEMGGYFLEYNNFLPGDSLKTPLHIAPTWYFTPFYSVLRATTADFMWVLMGAVAAYVAFLWLKSRLAFQTKAVIAVIALLAIVGMLPQVLDAKFWGVVFFGGSVVILAFLPWLDHSPVKSIRYRPQWHKYLYLLLAIAFLALGYLGTQPPSVIGTIVSQVCTLYYFAFFLLMPWWSEMGTFKKVPDRVTFHPH, encoded by the coding sequence ATGGGGGCATTCAAGGAGACGAAATTCCCGGCCGACGCACCGGCGGCGCAAAAAGCGCTGGGCTGGGTCGACGATCGCTTCCCGCTGACCAAGCTGTGGAACGACCAGTGGGGCCGTTACTATGCCCCCAAAAACTTCAATTACTGGTACATCTTCGGCTCGCTGGCCATGTTCGTGCTGGTGCTGCAGATCGTCACCGGCATCTTCCTGACGATGCACTACAAGCCGGACGCCAACCTGGCCTTCGGCTCCGTCGAATACATCATGCGTGAAGTGCCGTGGGGCTGGCTGGTGCGCTACATGCACTCCACCGGCGCCTCCGCGTTCTTCATCGTCGTCTACCTGCACATGACGCGGGCGCTGCTGTACGGTTCGTACCGCAAGCCGCGCGAGCTGATCTGGCTGTTCGGTTTCGCCATCTTCCTGTGCCTGATGGCCGAGGCCTTCTTCGGCTACCTGCTGCCATGGGGCCAGATGTCGTACTGGGGCGCGCAGGTGATCGTCAACCTGTTCGGTGCCATTCCGTTGATCGGCCCGGACCTGTCGCTGTGGATCCGCGGCGACTACGTCGTTTCCGATGCCACCCTGAACCGCTTCTTCGCGTTCCACGTCATTGCCATCCCGCTGGTGCTGCTGGGCCTGGTTGCCGCCCACTTGATCGCGCTGCACGAAGTCGGCTCGTCCAATCCGGACGGCATCGAGGTGAAGGAGAACCTGGGCCCGGACGGCCATCCGGTCGACTCGATCCCTTCGCACCCGTACTACACGGTGCACGACCTGTTCGGCGTGTCGGTCTTCCTGCTGATCTTCTCGGCCGTCGTGTTCTTCGCGCCGGAAATGGGCGGTTATTTCCTGGAATACAACAATTTCCTGCCGGGCGACTCCTTGAAGACCCCGCTGCACATCGCGCCGACTTGGTACTTCACGCCGTTCTACTCGGTGCTGCGCGCCACCACCGCCGACTTCATGTGGGTGCTGATGGGGGCGGTTGCGGCCTACGTCGCGTTCCTGTGGCTGAAGTCGCGCCTGGCGTTCCAGACCAAGGCCGTCATCGCGGTCATCGCGCTGCTGGCCATCGTCGGCATGCTGCCGCAGGTGCTGGACGCGAAATTCTGGGGCGTCGTGTTCTTCGGCGGTTCCGTTGTCATCCTGGCATTCCTGCCATGGCTGGACCATTCGCCGGTGAAATCGATCCGTTACCGTCCGCAGTGGCATAAGTACCTGTACCTGCTGCTGGCGATCGCCTTCCTGGCGCTGGGCTACCTGGGCACGCAGCCACCGAGCGTGATCGGCACGATCGTGTCGCAGGTGTGCACGCTGTATTACTTCGCGTTCTTCCTGCTGATGCCGTGGTGGAGTGAGATGGGCACGTTCAAGAAAGTGCCGGATCGCGTCACTTTCCACCCCCATTGA
- the petA gene encoding ubiquinol-cytochrome c reductase iron-sulfur subunit produces the protein MSIEKQVDPSRRGLLVATCAAGGVVGLGTAGTLVSTFQPSERAKAAGAPVEVDISTLQPGEMRTVEWRGKPVWILKRTPEMLASLPKLDGQVADPGSERNPDEFTPDYCINKHRSRKPEILVAVGICTHLGCSPSTKFVPGPQPSLPDDWAGGFLCPCHGSTFDIAGRVFKNKPAPDNLVVPRHMYLSDTKILIGKDEKGEA, from the coding sequence ATGAGCATCGAGAAGCAGGTCGATCCCAGCCGGCGAGGCTTGTTGGTCGCAACATGTGCGGCAGGCGGCGTCGTGGGTCTGGGCACAGCAGGTACACTGGTCAGCACTTTCCAGCCCTCGGAACGGGCCAAGGCGGCCGGGGCTCCGGTCGAAGTTGACATCTCCACCTTGCAGCCCGGGGAAATGCGCACCGTCGAATGGCGCGGCAAGCCCGTGTGGATCCTGAAACGTACGCCGGAAATGCTGGCCTCGCTGCCGAAACTGGATGGCCAGGTGGCCGATCCGGGTTCGGAACGCAATCCGGACGAATTCACCCCCGATTACTGCATCAACAAGCACCGCTCGCGCAAACCCGAAATCCTTGTCGCCGTCGGCATCTGCACTCACCTGGGCTGCTCGCCGTCGACCAAGTTCGTGCCCGGCCCGCAGCCCTCGCTGCCGGACGACTGGGCCGGCGGCTTCCTCTGCCCCTGCCACGGTTCCACCTTCGACATCGCGGGCCGCGTCTTCAAGAACAAGCCGGCGCCGGACAACCTGGTGGTGCCACGGCATATGTACCTGAGCGATACCAAGATCCTGATCGGCAAAGACGAGAAAGGCGAGGCATAA
- the mscL gene encoding large conductance mechanosensitive channel protein MscL, with the protein MGMMQEFKSFAMRGNVIDLAVGVIIGAAFSKIVDSLVQDIIMPPIGKLIGGLDFANYYVPLNNQDPNLSLVEAKKLGAVLAYGNFLTILLNFLILAFVIFQMVRLVHKARAKLEEPAKPADPAPPSEDIVLLREIRDSLRK; encoded by the coding sequence ATGGGCATGATGCAGGAATTCAAATCGTTTGCGATGCGCGGCAACGTCATCGACCTGGCCGTCGGCGTGATCATCGGCGCGGCGTTCAGCAAGATCGTCGATTCGCTGGTGCAGGACATCATCATGCCCCCCATCGGCAAGCTGATCGGCGGTCTCGATTTCGCCAATTATTACGTCCCGCTCAACAACCAGGACCCGAACCTGAGCCTGGTGGAAGCCAAGAAGCTGGGTGCGGTGCTGGCGTACGGCAACTTCCTGACGATCCTGCTGAACTTCCTGATCCTCGCCTTCGTCATCTTCCAGATGGTACGCCTGGTGCACAAGGCGCGCGCCAAGCTGGAGGAGCCAGCCAAGCCGGCCGACCCGGCGCCGCCGTCGGAAGATATCGTGCTGCTGCGCGAAATTCGCGACTCCCTGCGAAAATAG
- a CDS encoding Do family serine endopeptidase: protein MRRLWLLFAQTVTIVLALYFVYYAVQPGWRARPGTVQQLGTPSQPAVATVAAPAPTPGSFRTAAGRAMPAVVNILTSKALPRKHPLLRDPYFKRFFGDREGGEEEEDDQNSLGSGVIVSPDGYILTNYHVIEGADEIEVVLADGRQSAAKLVGTDPETDLAVIKIALDRLPAIVLGHADQAKVGDVVLAIGNPFGVGQTVTMGIISALGRNNLHINHFENFIQTDAAINFGNSGGALIDTNGNLLGINSAIYSQTGGSVGIGFAIPVTTAKTVMESIIKSGHVVRGWIGVESQEITPELAQSFGLQRDSGAIIAGVVRNGPADKGGMKPGDILLSVEGKPVRDTTEMLNLIAQLQPGGTAKMRVLRKNREAELAITVGKRPVPKK, encoded by the coding sequence ATGCGACGACTCTGGTTATTGTTTGCGCAAACGGTGACCATCGTCCTGGCACTGTATTTCGTGTATTACGCCGTGCAGCCCGGCTGGCGCGCGCGCCCTGGCACCGTGCAGCAGCTGGGCACGCCCTCGCAGCCAGCGGTCGCCACGGTGGCCGCGCCTGCGCCCACGCCCGGTTCGTTCCGCACCGCGGCGGGCCGCGCGATGCCGGCCGTCGTCAACATCCTCACCTCGAAGGCGCTGCCACGCAAGCATCCTCTGCTGCGCGACCCGTACTTCAAGCGCTTCTTCGGCGACCGCGAAGGTGGCGAGGAGGAAGAGGACGACCAGAACAGCCTGGGCTCCGGCGTGATCGTCAGCCCGGACGGCTACATTCTCACCAACTACCACGTGATCGAGGGCGCGGACGAGATCGAAGTCGTGCTGGCCGACGGCCGCCAGTCGGCCGCCAAGCTGGTCGGCACGGACCCGGAAACAGACCTGGCCGTCATCAAGATTGCCCTGGACCGCCTTCCGGCCATCGTGCTGGGCCATGCCGACCAGGCCAAGGTGGGCGACGTGGTGCTGGCCATCGGCAACCCGTTCGGCGTGGGCCAGACGGTCACGATGGGCATCATTTCCGCGCTGGGCCGCAACAACCTGCACATCAACCATTTCGAAAACTTCATCCAGACGGATGCGGCCATCAACTTCGGCAATTCGGGCGGCGCGCTGATCGACACCAACGGCAACCTGCTGGGCATTAACTCGGCGATCTATTCGCAGACCGGCGGCTCGGTCGGCATCGGCTTTGCCATTCCCGTCACGACGGCGAAAACCGTGATGGAATCGATCATCAAGAGCGGCCACGTGGTGCGCGGCTGGATCGGCGTGGAATCGCAGGAGATCACGCCTGAATTGGCGCAAAGCTTCGGCCTGCAGCGCGACAGCGGCGCCATCATCGCCGGCGTGGTGCGCAACGGCCCCGCCGACAAGGGCGGCATGAAGCCGGGCGACATCCTGCTCTCCGTCGAGGGCAAGCCGGTGCGCGACACTACCGAGATGCTGAACCTGATCGCCCAGCTGCAGCCGGGCGGCACGGCAAAGATGCGCGTGCTGCGCAAGAACCGCGAGGCCGAGCTGGCCATCACCGTGGGCAAACGCCCCGTCCCGAAAAAATAA
- a CDS encoding DUF2461 domain-containing protein, which yields MHLRDLNGYLQELAENNNRPWFIMNKPRYDILREEFLALVTAVIGELGKFDPAVKFCNPKKAMFRINRDVRFAHDKRPYKTTFSAAVAPNDMRRPSMAGGPTYYFQLNGEGQLQFGAGEYMPPPHRLRALRRHMVEDAAGFRKVLNNKALKARYGTIQDEGKLQRPPKGFDADHEHIEFIKLKSFFVWTDVDLDLNDPDALLPLIAAGFKDAYPLVQWMRAAKVEEEEAA from the coding sequence ATGCATCTGCGCGACCTGAACGGCTACCTGCAAGAGCTGGCCGAGAACAACAACCGTCCCTGGTTCATCATGAACAAGCCCCGCTACGACATCCTGCGCGAGGAATTCCTCGCCCTGGTGACGGCGGTGATCGGCGAGCTGGGCAAGTTCGACCCCGCCGTCAAGTTCTGCAACCCGAAGAAGGCCATGTTCCGCATCAACCGCGACGTGCGCTTCGCCCACGACAAGCGGCCGTACAAGACCACGTTCTCGGCGGCCGTGGCGCCGAACGACATGCGCCGCCCCAGCATGGCCGGCGGTCCCACCTATTACTTCCAGCTCAACGGCGAAGGCCAGTTGCAGTTCGGCGCCGGCGAATACATGCCGCCGCCGCACCGCCTGCGCGCCCTGCGCCGGCACATGGTCGAGGATGCGGCAGGCTTTCGCAAGGTACTGAACAACAAGGCGCTGAAGGCGCGCTACGGCACGATCCAGGACGAAGGCAAGCTGCAACGCCCGCCCAAGGGCTTCGATGCGGACCACGAGCACATCGAATTCATCAAGCTGAAAAGCTTCTTCGTGTGGACCGACGTCGACCTGGACCTGAACGATCCCGATGCGCTGCTGCCGCTGATCGCGGCCGGGTTCAAGGATGCGTATCCGCTGGTGCAGTGGATGCGGGCGGCCAAGGTGGAAGAGGAAGAGGCCGCGTAG
- a CDS encoding LysR family transcriptional regulator: MKNSPLLEDLDLFCAVVRHRSFTATARALGVSNAYVSKRVAVLETTLGARLLHRTTRTVALTEQGQVVHGWALRILEDVQQLGEAVSAERQEPAGLLRICTSSGFGRNRVSPALSALALRYPALEIQLELLDRAVDLIGEEFHLDIRVGQADEPHLISRRIAANARVLCAAPAYLERAGTPQTLAALAAHRCIVIRERHGDFGRWVLRGPRGEESVKVSGPLSASNGEVVHQWALDGHGIILRSLWDVGPALARGELVRVLPDYEQPADVYAVYPSRLSASAKVRVCTEFIEAYLA; the protein is encoded by the coding sequence GTGAAAAATTCGCCATTGCTGGAAGATCTGGACCTGTTCTGCGCGGTCGTGCGCCACCGCAGCTTCACGGCGACGGCACGGGCGTTGGGCGTGTCGAACGCCTATGTCAGCAAGCGCGTTGCGGTTTTGGAGACAACCCTGGGCGCGCGGCTGCTGCACCGCACCACGCGTACCGTCGCGCTGACGGAGCAGGGGCAAGTCGTGCACGGCTGGGCGCTGCGCATCCTGGAAGACGTGCAGCAGCTGGGCGAGGCCGTCTCGGCGGAACGCCAGGAGCCGGCCGGCCTGCTGCGCATTTGCACCAGTTCCGGCTTCGGGCGCAACCGCGTGTCGCCGGCCTTGTCCGCGCTGGCGCTGCGCTATCCGGCTTTGGAAATCCAATTGGAGCTGCTCGATCGTGCCGTCGACCTGATCGGGGAGGAGTTCCACCTCGATATTCGCGTCGGCCAGGCGGACGAGCCGCACCTGATCTCGCGCCGCATCGCGGCCAACGCGCGCGTGCTGTGCGCGGCGCCGGCCTACCTCGAGCGCGCGGGCACGCCGCAAACGCTGGCAGCGCTGGCCGCGCATCGTTGCATCGTCATCCGCGAGCGCCATGGCGATTTCGGGCGCTGGGTGCTGCGCGGGCCGCGCGGCGAGGAAAGCGTGAAGGTCAGCGGGCCGCTGTCGGCCAGCAATGGGGAGGTGGTGCACCAGTGGGCGCTGGACGGCCACGGCATCATCCTGCGCTCGCTGTGGGACGTGGGGCCGGCGCTGGCGCGGGGCGAGCTGGTGCGCGTGCTGCCGGACTATGAACAGCCGGCCGACGTGTATGCCGTGTATCCGTCGCGGCTGTCGGCTTCGGCGAAGGTGCGGGTGTGTACCGAGTTCATCGAGGCTTATCTAGCGTAG
- a CDS encoding tartrate dehydrogenase: MKTQRIAVIAGDGIGKEVMPEGLRAVQAAARRFNLSLEFTSFDWAHCDYYLQHGKMMPDDWFEQLKDFDAIYFGAVGMPDLVPDHVSLWGSLLQFRRQFDQYVNLRPVRLMPGVPCPLAGKQPGDIDFYVVRENTEGEYSSVGGRIFAGTERETVLQEAVFTRHGTDRILKYAFELAQSRPKKHLTSATKSNGISISMPYWDERVEALAPAYPDVKWDKYHIDILCARFVLSPERFDVVVASNLFGDILSDLGPACTGTIGIAPSGNLNPERTFPSLFEPVHGSAPDIHGKNIANPVAMVWSGAMMLDFLGNGEANYRAAHDAILAAIECVLVDGPRTPDMGGSANTTQMGEAIAALIG, translated from the coding sequence ATGAAAACCCAACGCATCGCAGTCATCGCCGGCGACGGCATCGGCAAGGAAGTCATGCCCGAGGGCCTGCGCGCCGTGCAGGCCGCCGCCCGCCGCTTCAACCTGTCCCTCGAATTCACGTCGTTCGACTGGGCCCATTGCGACTACTATCTCCAGCACGGCAAGATGATGCCGGACGACTGGTTCGAGCAATTGAAAGACTTCGACGCGATCTACTTCGGCGCTGTCGGCATGCCCGATCTGGTGCCGGACCATGTTTCGCTGTGGGGTTCGCTGCTGCAGTTCCGCCGCCAGTTCGACCAATACGTCAACCTGCGCCCCGTGCGGCTGATGCCGGGCGTGCCCTGCCCGCTGGCCGGCAAGCAGCCGGGCGACATCGACTTTTATGTCGTGCGCGAGAACACCGAGGGCGAGTACTCGTCCGTGGGCGGTCGCATCTTCGCCGGCACCGAGCGCGAGACGGTGCTGCAGGAAGCGGTGTTCACGCGCCACGGCACCGACCGCATCCTGAAGTATGCGTTCGAGCTGGCACAGTCACGGCCGAAAAAGCACCTGACCTCGGCCACCAAGTCGAACGGCATCTCGATCAGCATGCCCTACTGGGACGAGCGGGTGGAAGCGCTGGCGCCAGCCTACCCCGACGTGAAATGGGACAAGTACCACATCGACATCCTGTGCGCCCGCTTCGTGCTGAGCCCTGAGCGCTTCGACGTGGTGGTGGCCTCGAACCTGTTCGGCGACATCCTGTCCGACCTGGGTCCCGCCTGCACGGGCACCATCGGCATCGCACCCTCGGGCAACCTCAATCCCGAACGCACCTTCCCGTCGTTGTTCGAGCCGGTGCACGGCTCCGCGCCGGACATCCACGGCAAGAACATCGCCAACCCCGTCGCGATGGTGTGGAGCGGCGCGATGATGCTGGACTTCCTCGGCAATGGCGAGGCCAACTACCGCGCCGCGCACGACGCGATCCTGGCCGCGATCGAATGCGTGCTGGTGGACGGGCCGCGCACGCCGGACATGGGCGGCAGCGCCAACACCACGCAGATGGGCGAGGCCATCGCCGCCTTGATCGGCTGA
- a CDS encoding GIN domain-containing protein: MQKFVNATMLAVALCAAGAAGTAQAQDNASETRAVDARAVKVVLDGVIDLQLRQGASAALTISGDKRYLPKVVVTQSGDTLRIGTDLKGIQMSRPNLRAELTLPNLAEVVSAGVGSADVQGFKGEQLRVALDGAGAVRLAGQYRNLDAHLNGAGSMTINAGNAERVDLNLRGAGQMVVSGQSRDLHAHLGGAGSLDAQQLQADSVNLDMTGLGGASVYAKSAANLRLSGLGSATVYGKPATRNASARGLGHVKWQ, translated from the coding sequence ATGCAAAAATTTGTCAACGCAACGATGCTGGCCGTGGCCCTGTGCGCGGCCGGCGCCGCCGGCACCGCGCAGGCGCAGGACAATGCCAGCGAAACGCGCGCAGTGGATGCCCGCGCCGTCAAGGTGGTGCTGGACGGTGTGATCGATCTGCAGCTGCGCCAGGGCGCCAGTGCGGCGCTGACGATCAGCGGCGACAAGCGCTACCTGCCGAAGGTCGTCGTCACGCAGAGCGGCGACACGCTGCGCATCGGCACCGACCTGAAAGGCATCCAGATGAGCCGCCCCAACCTGCGTGCCGAGCTGACCTTGCCGAACCTGGCCGAAGTCGTCAGCGCCGGTGTCGGCAGCGCGGACGTGCAGGGCTTCAAGGGAGAACAGCTGCGCGTGGCACTCGACGGTGCCGGTGCGGTCCGCCTGGCGGGCCAATACCGCAACCTGGACGCGCACCTGAACGGCGCCGGCAGCATGACCATCAACGCCGGTAACGCCGAACGCGTGGACCTGAACCTGCGTGGCGCCGGCCAGATGGTCGTCAGTGGCCAGAGCCGCGACCTGCATGCGCACCTGGGCGGCGCCGGCAGCCTCGACGCGCAGCAACTGCAGGCCGACAGCGTCAATCTCGACATGACGGGCCTGGGCGGCGCCAGCGTGTACGCGAAATCGGCGGCCAACCTGCGCCTGTCCGGCCTCGGTTCGGCCACCGTGTACGGCAAGCCGGCCACCCGCAACGCCAGCGCGCGCGGGCTGGGCCATGTGAAGTGGCAGTGA
- a CDS encoding LytR C-terminal domain-containing protein, translating into MKTTSRIVSAVCAAWAGATLLACGMPRQPALQPAVSPAQVDSADDLYARGRDAHAAGQLPRARAAYADALRRDPAHPGAGNGLAVLLAEAGDLHGAIGRWRALLAAPAQPSSAEQAFLLGNLGYALYLQGARDEAVTALEKACVLDPLQPLAWEHLAAVLETMGQTERAVRMMKQARTLRDHDLRHDYAVAGAAVAQAAPQPAVPTPSLWPADLARTEVHTVGAALVEVRRVAPDAPPAPAPALAQAGLRLEISNGNGVRGMAAAWAHDARIRAMRWDSVRLTNTRPFGVRVTRIEYGDGGAAVAQVLSQRLGLGSPQALAGAGSADLPGAAGVDLRLVLGHDRRAAP; encoded by the coding sequence ATGAAAACGACGAGCCGGATCGTGAGCGCGGTCTGCGCCGCCTGGGCGGGGGCGACGCTGCTGGCCTGTGGCATGCCGCGCCAGCCGGCGCTGCAGCCGGCGGTGTCGCCAGCGCAGGTGGACAGCGCGGACGACTTGTACGCACGGGGGCGCGATGCCCACGCGGCGGGCCAGCTGCCCAGGGCCCGCGCCGCCTATGCAGACGCGCTGCGGCGCGATCCGGCTCATCCGGGCGCCGGCAACGGCCTGGCGGTGCTGCTGGCTGAGGCGGGCGACCTGCATGGCGCGATCGGGCGCTGGCGCGCGCTGCTGGCGGCGCCAGCGCAACCATCCAGCGCCGAACAGGCTTTCCTGCTGGGGAACCTGGGCTATGCGCTGTACCTGCAGGGCGCGCGCGACGAGGCCGTGACGGCGCTGGAAAAGGCCTGCGTGCTCGATCCGCTGCAGCCCTTGGCATGGGAGCACCTGGCGGCCGTGCTGGAAACGATGGGGCAGACGGAACGCGCGGTACGGATGATGAAGCAGGCCAGGACGCTGCGCGATCACGACCTGCGCCATGATTACGCTGTCGCGGGCGCCGCCGTGGCGCAGGCGGCCCCGCAACCGGCCGTACCCACGCCCAGCTTGTGGCCCGCGGACCTGGCGCGCACCGAGGTGCATACGGTCGGCGCGGCATTGGTCGAGGTGCGCCGGGTGGCGCCGGACGCGCCACCGGCACCGGCGCCCGCGCTCGCGCAGGCCGGGCTGCGGCTCGAGATCAGCAATGGCAACGGTGTGCGCGGCATGGCGGCGGCCTGGGCGCATGACGCGCGGATCAGGGCAATGCGGTGGGATTCGGTACGGCTGACCAACACCCGGCCGTTCGGCGTGCGCGTCACGCGCATCGAGTATGGGGACGGCGGCGCAGCCGTGGCCCAGGTGTTGTCGCAGCGGCTCGGCTTGGGCTCACCGCAGGCACTGGCGGGCGCCGGCAGCGCCGACCTGCCGGGCGCCGCCGGCGTCGACCTGCGCCTCGTGCTGGGCCACGACCGGCGGGCGGCGCCTTAG